One window of the Solanum stenotomum isolate F172 chromosome 11, ASM1918654v1, whole genome shotgun sequence genome contains the following:
- the LOC125844601 gene encoding uncharacterized protein LOC125844601 produces MDCEIIYNVDVPSAYVGLRILLVDPDITSLSNIAAILEEHSFKVMSPEVTIEMIKKAPTQGICYIFKKSLISSLKLKDVWKYVKWHNNKANENSQHYKANQVYVMDNTSCPGKMQNKKGKSITNCSETYQDQAIDSLIEKDEAKRSKRMRSTIEEAQVKCSAPLEKEEDYSLLLKISTKRPEKKRRNLKWTTELEKKLDEVVRELGDKGKCSKTLFLSR; encoded by the exons ATGGATTGTGAGATAATTTATAATGTAGATGTTCCTTCAGCCTATGTTGGCCTCAGAATTCTCTTGGTTGATCCTGATATAACTTCTTTATCAAATATAGCAGcaattcttgaagaacattcCTTTAAAG TGATGTCTCCAGAGGTGACGATCGAAATGATAAAAAAAGCACCAACACAAGGGATATGCTACATTTTTAAGAAGTCGCTCATTTCATCATTGAAACTCAAGGATGTATGGAAGTATGTGAAGTGGCACAATAACAAGGCAAATGAAAATTCACAACACTACAAGGCTAATCAAGTTTATGTAATGGACAACACATCTTGTCCTGGGAAAATGCaaaacaaaaagggaaaaagcaTAACGAATTGCTCCGAGACTTATCAAGATCAAGCGATAGATTCTTTAATAGAAAAAGATGAGGCAAAAAGGTCTAAGAGAATGAGAAGTACGATTGAGGAGGCACAAGTTAAATGTAGTGCTCCTTTAGAAAAAGAGGAGGATTATTCTTTGCTTTTGAAAATAAGTACAAAAAGACCTGAAAAGAAAAGACGAAATTTGAAATGGACAACAGAGCTTGAGAAGAAATTAGACGAAGTTGTTCGCGAGTTAGGAGACAAAGGTAAGTGTTCAAAGACTTTATTTTTATCCCGATAG
- the LOC125844600 gene encoding uncharacterized protein LOC125844600, whose translation MPTCLKWTTLNSSSPLNSSKTNLLFVTEVAIEMIIEAPTQGICFIFKKSLISSMKLKDVWKHVKWHNNKANEKSQHYKANQVYVMDNTSCSKKLQDKKGKSIENCSETYQDQVVDSLIEKDEAKRSKRMRSTKEEAQVKRSGPSEKEEDHSLLSKISTERPEKKRRNLKWTVELEKKLDEVVRELGDKGKCSKTLFLSRQREVEKIRMLVK comes from the exons ATGCCAACATGCTTGAAATGGACTACCTTGAATTCATCAAGTCCACTCAACTCATCAAAGACAAACCTATTATTTGTAA CAGAGGTGGCAATCGAAATGATAATAGAAGCACCAACACAAGGGATATGCTTTATTTTTAAGAAGTCGCTCATTTCATCAATGAAACTCAAGGATGTATGGAAGCATGTGAAGTGGCACAATAACAAGGcaaatgaaaaatcacaacactACAAGGCTAATCAAGTTTATGTAATGGACAACACGTCTTGTTCTAAGAAATTGCAagacaaaaagggaaaaagcaTAGAAAATTGCTCTGAAACTTATCAAGATCAAGTGGTAGATTCATTAATAGAAAAAGATGAGGCAAAAAGGTCTAAGAGAATGAGAAGTACAAAAGAGGAAGCACAAGTTAAACGTAGTGGTCCTTCGGAAAAAGAGGAGGATCATTCTTTGCTTTCGAAAATAAGTACAGAAAGACCAGAAAAGAAAAGACGAAACCTGAAATGGACAGTAGAGCTTGAGAAGAAATTAGACGAGGTTGTTCGCGAGTTAGGAGACAAAGGTAAGTGTTCAAAGACTTTGTTTTTATCCCGACAGAGAGaagtagaaaaaataagaatgtTGGTTAAGTGA